In the genome of Helicovermis profundi, the window AAAACTGACTAGAAAAGAAAAAATTTCTTTAATAGGCAGTTTCAAAATTGACTTTTAATGAAGTATTGACTTAAAAATAAGTAATACTAGGAATCCTATTCCAAAGAACAATAAAATTGGAATAAGTAGTGCAATTGAAATTGGAATTATTACAAATAATACTCCAATAAATATAAGTGTAAGAATTATTTTTATTATCCCAAATCCTAAAGACAATAAAAATTTCCCTAAAAGAATTAATACGAGTATAAATAGAAGATTACCAAGCATAATTTGCCTCCTTTTGTACTTTATTTATATCTGCATCTACATAATAATATACTTCTATTAATATAAAATAGAAGTAAGATTAAAAAACAATTAGAGATTGATAAAAAAGGGTTACATTTATTAAATAATAGTTGTAATTTCTGATTTTGAGTATATTATTAGTATGTAAATACATAGATATTAATATATAAAATGGGAGATAATATGAAAAAAGGAATAGTAGTAGTTTTAGCAATCACTTTATTATTAAGTGGTTGTTCTTTAAAACAAGTAAATGAAGAAAATATAGACCTCAGTAAAGAAAATGCAAATAACGTGGAAGTAAGTACAAAAAATGTTGACGTTAAAAATGTAGAAAATGACAAAGATACAGAAAATGTTGAAGCTAAAGAAATAGAAAAAAATATTGATAATACTACAAAAATCGAACCTAATAGTACAAATGTAGAAACTACAACTAGCAAAGAAGATTCAAATAAAGAAGATGTAAAAGAAGCTACTAATTTTACTGAGCTAAGCACGAAAGAACTTAAAAAAATTAAAGCGAACGAACTCGGTGAAATTATGGTTATTATGTATCATGGATTAAGTAAAAAAAATGCAACGTATTCTAGAACAGCTGAAAGTTTTAAGAAAGATCTTCAAGAGCTTTATGATAGTGGATTTAGACTACTTAGCCTTAAAGATTTTGTTAATGGAAATATTACAACTAAAGCGGGATATACACCTGTTGTTTTAACTTTTGATGATGGAAATAGGTCAAATTTTAATATATTAATTGATGAAAATGGTGATAAAGAGATTGATCCAAATTCGGTTGTTGGAATTATGGAAGATTTTTATGATAAACATAATGATTTTGGGCTTGAAGCAACGTTCTTTTTAAATGGTGGAACTCCATTTGGACAAAAGAATTTGGTTAAATATAAATTAAATCATATCATAAATGTAGGTATGGATATCGGAAATCATAGTTATCATCATGGACATTTTAAAACAATGGATGCAGATAAAATTGAAAATACTCTTGCAAATGTTGTAAAAGAATATGAACCACTTATGAATGGATATAAAATCAACACTCTTGCTCTTCCGTTCGGAGAAAGACCAAAGAATGACGCAGCTAAAGAAAAACTTGTATCCGGAAGCTATGACGGAACTAAGTATAATAATATTGCAATTTTAAATGTAGGATGGCGACCTTCTTGGTCAGCTTATAGTAAAAGATTTAATCCAAAAAGCATTTTAAGAGTACAAAGTGGAGATGGAAAATTACAATTAAGACATTGGCTTGATTTATACAAAGAAAAGCCAAGACTAAAATTTATTAGTGATGGCAATCCTAAAACTATCACAATAAGAGAAGGAAATGAAAAATATCTTTCTAAAGAGTCTTTGGATGAGTATAAAATAGTAACTTATTAGCGATTAACTTATTAACTAGGTTTGAATAAGCGAATTCTGGCTTAGTGATAAAGGCATATATTTTAACTAGTGTAAGGGATGTGAATTTATGAATAATCAAATAATTATATTTATTTTAATAGTATTTTTTATAATTTTAATTTCTATTCAATATTCTATAAATAAAATAATTGTTATACTAAAAAAAATAAGCGATCAATTAAGTATTATTAGTATGAAAAGTAAATAATTTTTTGTATTTACTTGCTTAAATCTTTTTGATAGGATGTAGTTAATAATTGAATATTAGATAATAGGTGCCTAAGTTAGAGTGATTCTAATGAGAGGATAATAGGGAAGACAGTTAAAATCTGTCGCAGCCCCCTGCTACTGTGAATACTACCGTTAAACAATACGTCACTGGATTTCTGGGAAGACGTTTAATGGGCTACGTATGAGCCAGGAAACCTGCCTACTATTGTTAAACGAGATACTTCAGGCGGGAAGACTACGAATTAAAACGGCCTTTTGGGCTGTTTTTTGTATATATAGGTATAAAATTCTTGCTTTTTTACCTGAAATGTAAATTTGAATAATACCTAGATAATATTGCGGAGGAATAAATGAGTAAATATCTTGAAGATTATATTAAAAACCCAATGAAAATTGAGGAAAGAAGTTTTGAAATTATATTAAGTGAATTAGGTAAACATAATTTTGATGAAAGAGAAATTAAAATAGTTCAAAGAGTGATCCATACGACTGCAGATTTTGAATATGCTAATTTAATAGAAATTCATCCTAAAGCTATTGATATACTTATGGACAGTTTGAGAAATGGAAATGATATATATGCTGATACTAAGATGGTTATGGCTGGTACAAATAAAAGAATACTAAAAGAATATAATTCAAAAATATATAATTTAGTTCACGAAGAATCAGTATTCAAAATCGCAAAAGAAAAAAATATTACTAGATCGATGGCGGCTATTGAAATTGCGGCTAAAGACAAAAATACTTCGATATATGCAATAGGTAATGCCCCAACAGCAATTTATAAACTACTTGAATTAGTTAAAGAAAAGAAAGCAAATCCATCTTTAGTAATCGGAGTTCCAGTAGGTTTTGTAGGTGCTGCTGAATCAAAAGAAGCTCTTAAAAATTCGGGTATACCTTATATAATTATTAATGGAAGAAAAGGTGGTAGTCCAGTTGCTGCAACTATTATTAACGCAATAATGTATCAAATGTAATGACTATTAATGAATTGACTAAAAGTAGGTGAAGTTTTGGAAAGGTATATAGAGAAAAACGGTAAAAAATTAAAATATGGTTATACTACAGGCTCTTCAGCAACTGCAGCTTCTAAAGCTTCGGCTATTATGTTGTTAAATAGAGAAAATGTAAATACAGTAAAAATTGATACACCTAAGGGATGGCCTCTAACTATTGATATTTACAATCAGGAAATAAATGATGATTATGCTCTTTGTTCAGTTATAAAAGATGGCGGAGATGATCCTGATATGACCAATAAAATGACTATATTTTCAAAAATTTCATTTAGAGATGATAAAGAAATTAATATATATGGTGGAATAGGCATTGGAAAAGTAACAAAAGAAGGTTTGAGTATTAAACCGGGAAATAGTGCAATTAATCCAGTTCCGCTAAGAACTATAGAAAAAGAAGTTAGAAGTGTTATAGGTGAAAATAGAGGTGCAAACGTTGAAATTTACGCACCAGATGGCGAAAATATTGCTAAGAAAACTTTTAATCCTAAACTCGGAATTGTTGGAGGTATTTCTATAATCGGGACTTCTGGCATCGTTGAACCTATGAGCGAAGATGCTTTAATTGAAACTTTAAAAATTGAAATGAGAATATTTAAGAAAAAACATTATGATAAAATTTTGCTAATATCACCCGGAAATTATGGAAGAGACTTTAGTAGAAAAATGGGTCTAAATATTGAAGAAATAATTAAATGTAGCAATTATGTAGGTCAAGTAATTGACGAAGCGCTTAAACTTGATATAAAAAAAATTCTTTGGGTTGGACACGCTGGTAAAATGGTAAAAATCGCAGGTGGTATATTTAATACTCATAGTAAAATAGCAGATGGAAGAATGGAAATTATTATGAGTCAACTCGCCTTAATTGGTGCTGAAACTGATCTTATTAAACTAATTAGTATATCAAATACAACTGATGAAGCATTTAAATACATTAAAGAATATAAGATGGATAAAGTATTTGATAATATCAGTAATAAAATCTCTGAAAAATTAAATAAGAGGGCATTTGATGAAATTCAAAACGGAGTTGTCTTATTTACAAATGAGCATGGGCTACTAAGTGTTTCTGATTTAGGTAATAAGATAATGGAGGAATTTAATATTGAACAAATTTAATATAGTGGGAATCGGACCAGGAAATCCAAAATATATTTTACCTATAGCAACTGAAATTATAGAAAACTCTGATATTTTGATTGGTGGAAGAAGAAATCTTGATTCTCTTAAATATTTAAAAAAAGAAGAATTTATTATTACTGGAGATTTAACTAAAACGATTGAATTTATAAGCGCGAATTATCAAAGAAAAAGAATATCTGTAATTTTATCAGGTGATACGGGATTTTATAGTATGCTTAATTTTTTAAGTAAACATTTTGATAAATCAAGTTTTAACGTTACAGCTGGGATTAGTTCACTTCAATATATGTATTCAAAACTAGCTCTTACATATCATAATGGCATATTAACTAGTGTTCATGGTAGACAAAATGATTTTTTAAATTTAATAAATGAAAAAGAAACGCTAGGGCTTCTTACAGATAAAAAGAATAATCCAAGCTTTATAGCAAAAGAGATGAAAGAAAATCTAATAGATATAGGTCAATTTGAAATTTATGTAGGAGAGAATTTATCCTATGAAAACGAAAAAATAACTGTGTATGCTGTGGATGAACTTGCAAAAGAAAAATGCGAATTTAGTGACTTAAATGTAGTTATTATTATAAATAAAAATGAATTGGAGAAAAAATGATAGGAATAGAAGATAAAGAATTTTTAAGAGGCAAAGTTCCCATGACAAAAGAAGAAATAAGAGTAATTTCACTTTCAAAACTTAGACTAAAGAAGAATTTTGTGGCTCTTGATATTGGAAGTGGCACTGGTAGTGTTTCGATTGAAATGGCAAAATTTTTAGAAGATGGATTAGTATATTCTTTAGAAAAAAAAGAAGAAGCATATAGTCTTTTTTTAAAAAACATAGAAAAGTTTAAAATTTACAATTGTAAAGCATCTTTAGGTGAAGCACCTAAAGACTTACCTAAAAATATAAAATTTGATGCTATTTTTATAGGTGGTTCTGGGGGAAATATTGAAGAAATTATTGATTATTCATATTTGAATTTAAATGAAACTGGAAGAATTGTCCTTAATTTTATTACTATTGAAAATACTTATAAAACACTAGATAAGTTAAACAAATCTAATTTTAAAGAAGTAGATATTATTTCTGTTAATATTGCAAGAGGTAGAAAAGTTGGCGGATTAACGCTTATGGAGAGCAATAATCCAATTTATATTATTTCAGCAACAAGGTAGAATAAGTATCTATATAAAATAAAAATAAATTATATAAGGATGGTATTATGAAAAAAGTATATTTTATTGGTGCGGGTCCTGGGGATCCTGAATTAATGACATTAAAAGGAAAAAGAATTGTTGAAACTTCAGATATTCTTATCTATGCAGGTTCTCTTGTAAATCCAGAGGTAATGAAATGGAGAAAAAAAGAATCAGATGTTTATAATAGTGCGTCTATGACTCTTGATGAAGTAATTGGAGTTATGCTTGAAGGTATAAAATTAAATAAGAAAATTGTTAGAATTCATACTGGTGATCCTAGCATTTATGGGGCTATTAGAGAGCAAATCGATAGATTAAGTAAAGAAAATATTGAGAGCGAAGTAGTTCCAGGCGTTAGTTCGTTTGTGGCTTCAGCTGCAGCACTTAATATGGAATTTACACTTCCGGATATAACACAAACAGTTATTTTAACAAGAATGGAAGGAAGAACTCCAGTTCCAGAGGAAGAATCTTTAGACAAACTAGCTTCACATAAGGCTTCAATGGCTATATTTTTATCAGTTCAAATGATTGATAAAGTGGTTGATAAACTTCTTGTGCATTATCCACTTTCGACTCCAGTGGCAGTTGTACAAAGAGCATCTTGGCCAGATCAATTGACTGTTTTAGGCAATTTAGAAAATATTTCTCAAAAAGTTAAAGAAGCAAACATAAGCAAAACTGCTCAAATTTTAGTTGGTAACTTTTTAGGAAATGAATATTCACTTTCAAAATTATATGATAAGAGTTTTTCTCATGAGTATAGAGATGCAAAATAAAAAAGTCGCAATATTTACTTTAACAAGAAAAGGTTATAGTTTGGGAAAAAAAATCTTAAATTTATATAATAATTCTAAACTTTATACTCTAAAAAAATATTCAGATGATATGAATTTAATTTATGATGAAGGATTTAAAGAAAGCGTAAAAAAAGAATTTTTAAATAGTGATTTACTTATATTTATTTCGGCAACAGGTATTGTAGTTAGAACGATTGCAGAGTTTATGGTAAGTAAAAAAACAGATCCTGCAGTTATTGCTATTGATGATAATGGAAATAACGTTATAAGTTTACTATCAGGGCATATTGGAGGAGCTAACTATTTTGCTAAACAAATTGCAGATTATATTAAGTCAAATCCTGTTATAACTACAGCTTCTGATGTTAACGGAAAACCTTCGGTAGATATGATAGCGATAGAAAACAACTTAATTCTTAAAGACTTTGAAAAAGCAAAGCTAATTACATCTATGTTTGTAAATGAAGAAGATGTACTTTGTATTTGTAGTGATAAAACTTTGAGTGATACTATTCAAAAAAAATATAATTTAAAAATTATTAAGAACAATGAATTAAACAATTCATTAACTAAAGTTGGTAAATTATTTATTACAAATGAAGAAATCGTAGAAGGTTGCGATGAGATTTCATCTATATTATATATTAAAAATTTAGTTATAGGACTTGGATGCAAAAGGGATACTTCTAAAGAAGATATTATTTCTTTTATTAAGGAAACATTTAAGAGTAATAATAAGTCGCTAAATTCTATAAAACATATTGCTACTGTTGATATAAAAGAAAATGAGATTGGAATTATTGAAACTGCAAAAGAATTTTGTAGAGATTTAATTATAGTTTCAAGAGATGAGATTAGAAATATTCAAGACAGATATATTGGATCTGATTTTGTATATAAAACAATAGGAGTTAGGTCTGTAAGTGAACCAGTAGCTGAATTGACTTCATTAGAAGGTAGATTTTTAATTAAGAAAAAAATTAAAAATGGAATTACTTTAAGTGTTTGGGAGGAAATAAATGAATAACAAAGGTAAAATATATGTAGTTGGAATCGGTCCAGGAAATTATGAACATATGACGGGTATGGCTATTAAAGCAATTGAAGAATCGGATATAGTGGTTGGTTATTCGACTTATCTAGATATTATTAAAGATTTAATTAAAGATAAAAAAACTGATACATCAGGTATGAAAAAAGAGAGAGAAAGATGTCTACTTGCGATTGATTACGCTAAAGAAGGTAATATAGTTGCAATGGTTTCAAGTGGTGATCCTGGAGTATATGGAATGGCTGGGCTTATTCTTGAACTTATTTCCGATGAAATTGAAGTTGAAATAGTACCAGGTGTTTCTGCGGCAAATGCCTCTGCTGCGGCCTTAGGCGCACCACTTATGCATGACTATGTAGTTATTAGTTTAAGTGATTTACTTACAGATTATGAATTGATAAAAAGAAGAATTGATGCGGCTGGAAGAGGCGACTTTGTAGTTGCAATTTATAATCCTAGAAGCAAAAAGAGAGTAAAGCAAATTGAAGATGCTAGGGAAATACTACTTAAATATAAGAAGAAAAATACGCCTGTTGGTATTGTAAAAAATGCAAAAAGAGTCGGTGAAAATGTTGTAATAACAACACTAGACACTATGTTAGAACATGAAATTGACATGTTCACAACCGTTATAGTTGGAAATAATAATTCCTATATAAAAGATGGGAAGATGGTTACTCCTAGGGGGTATAAGATTTGATTTTAGTAATGTCTGGTACATCGGATGGAAGAATAATTTCAGAAAAATTATCTAAAAAATTTAAGGTTATTTCTAGTGTTACTACTGATTACGGAGAAAAATTACTTAAAGACAGAGGTGTATCTGTTCATAAAGGAAAAATGAATTCAGAAGATATTATGAATTTTATAAATGTAAATAAAGTAAAGCTAGTAATAGATGCAACCCATCCTTATGCAAAAGAAGTTAGCCAAAATACCATTACTGCGTGTAAAAAATTAAATACTGAATATATTAGATATGAGAGGCCAAAAGATTTTACTCTAAGTGAAGACTATTTTTATTCGTATGAAGATGCACTAGAAGAGTTAAAAGAGACTAAAGGAAATATACTTTTAACAGTTGGAAGCAATAACCTATATAGATTTATG includes:
- a CDS encoding polysaccharide deacetylase family protein, translating into MKKGIVVVLAITLLLSGCSLKQVNEENIDLSKENANNVEVSTKNVDVKNVENDKDTENVEAKEIEKNIDNTTKIEPNSTNVETTTSKEDSNKEDVKEATNFTELSTKELKKIKANELGEIMVIMYHGLSKKNATYSRTAESFKKDLQELYDSGFRLLSLKDFVNGNITTKAGYTPVVLTFDDGNRSNFNILIDENGDKEIDPNSVVGIMEDFYDKHNDFGLEATFFLNGGTPFGQKNLVKYKLNHIINVGMDIGNHSYHHGHFKTMDADKIENTLANVVKEYEPLMNGYKINTLALPFGERPKNDAAKEKLVSGSYDGTKYNNIAILNVGWRPSWSAYSKRFNPKSILRVQSGDGKLQLRHWLDLYKEKPRLKFISDGNPKTITIREGNEKYLSKESLDEYKIVTY
- a CDS encoding precorrin-8X methylmutase, producing MSKYLEDYIKNPMKIEERSFEIILSELGKHNFDEREIKIVQRVIHTTADFEYANLIEIHPKAIDILMDSLRNGNDIYADTKMVMAGTNKRILKEYNSKIYNLVHEESVFKIAKEKNITRSMAAIEIAAKDKNTSIYAIGNAPTAIYKLLELVKEKKANPSLVIGVPVGFVGAAESKEALKNSGIPYIIINGRKGGSPVAATIINAIMYQM
- the cbiD gene encoding cobalt-precorrin-5B (C(1))-methyltransferase CbiD, which gives rise to MERYIEKNGKKLKYGYTTGSSATAASKASAIMLLNRENVNTVKIDTPKGWPLTIDIYNQEINDDYALCSVIKDGGDDPDMTNKMTIFSKISFRDDKEINIYGGIGIGKVTKEGLSIKPGNSAINPVPLRTIEKEVRSVIGENRGANVEIYAPDGENIAKKTFNPKLGIVGGISIIGTSGIVEPMSEDALIETLKIEMRIFKKKHYDKILLISPGNYGRDFSRKMGLNIEEIIKCSNYVGQVIDEALKLDIKKILWVGHAGKMVKIAGGIFNTHSKIADGRMEIIMSQLALIGAETDLIKLISISNTTDEAFKYIKEYKMDKVFDNISNKISEKLNKRAFDEIQNGVVLFTNEHGLLSVSDLGNKIMEEFNIEQI
- the cbiE gene encoding precorrin-6y C5,15-methyltransferase (decarboxylating) subunit CbiE, whose product is MNKFNIVGIGPGNPKYILPIATEIIENSDILIGGRRNLDSLKYLKKEEFIITGDLTKTIEFISANYQRKRISVILSGDTGFYSMLNFLSKHFDKSSFNVTAGISSLQYMYSKLALTYHNGILTSVHGRQNDFLNLINEKETLGLLTDKKNNPSFIAKEMKENLIDIGQFEIYVGENLSYENEKITVYAVDELAKEKCEFSDLNVVIIINKNELEKK
- the cbiT gene encoding precorrin-6Y C5,15-methyltransferase (decarboxylating) subunit CbiT, whose protein sequence is MIGIEDKEFLRGKVPMTKEEIRVISLSKLRLKKNFVALDIGSGTGSVSIEMAKFLEDGLVYSLEKKEEAYSLFLKNIEKFKIYNCKASLGEAPKDLPKNIKFDAIFIGGSGGNIEEIIDYSYLNLNETGRIVLNFITIENTYKTLDKLNKSNFKEVDIISVNIARGRKVGGLTLMESNNPIYIISATR
- the cobM gene encoding precorrin-4 C(11)-methyltransferase, with amino-acid sequence MKKVYFIGAGPGDPELMTLKGKRIVETSDILIYAGSLVNPEVMKWRKKESDVYNSASMTLDEVIGVMLEGIKLNKKIVRIHTGDPSIYGAIREQIDRLSKENIESEVVPGVSSFVASAAALNMEFTLPDITQTVILTRMEGRTPVPEEESLDKLASHKASMAIFLSVQMIDKVVDKLLVHYPLSTPVAVVQRASWPDQLTVLGNLENISQKVKEANISKTAQILVGNFLGNEYSLSKLYDKSFSHEYRDAK
- the cbiG gene encoding cobalt-precorrin 5A hydrolase; the encoded protein is MSIEMQNKKVAIFTLTRKGYSLGKKILNLYNNSKLYTLKKYSDDMNLIYDEGFKESVKKEFLNSDLLIFISATGIVVRTIAEFMVSKKTDPAVIAIDDNGNNVISLLSGHIGGANYFAKQIADYIKSNPVITTASDVNGKPSVDMIAIENNLILKDFEKAKLITSMFVNEEDVLCICSDKTLSDTIQKKYNLKIIKNNELNNSLTKVGKLFITNEEIVEGCDEISSILYIKNLVIGLGCKRDTSKEDIISFIKETFKSNNKSLNSIKHIATVDIKENEIGIIETAKEFCRDLIIVSRDEIRNIQDRYIGSDFVYKTIGVRSVSEPVAELTSLEGRFLIKKKIKNGITLSVWEEINE
- the cobJ gene encoding precorrin-3B C(17)-methyltransferase, producing the protein MNNKGKIYVVGIGPGNYEHMTGMAIKAIEESDIVVGYSTYLDIIKDLIKDKKTDTSGMKKERERCLLAIDYAKEGNIVAMVSSGDPGVYGMAGLILELISDEIEVEIVPGVSAANASAAALGAPLMHDYVVISLSDLLTDYELIKRRIDAAGRGDFVVAIYNPRSKKRVKQIEDAREILLKYKKKNTPVGIVKNAKRVGENVVITTLDTMLEHEIDMFTTVIVGNNNSYIKDGKMVTPRGYKI
- the cobK gene encoding precorrin-6A reductase — protein: MILVMSGTSDGRIISEKLSKKFKVISSVTTDYGEKLLKDRGVSVHKGKMNSEDIMNFINVNKVKLVIDATHPYAKEVSQNTITACKKLNTEYIRYERPKDFTLSEDYFYSYEDALEELKETKGNILLTVGSNNLYRFMSEDLRQRIYARILPTSSVLEMCEKLKISPDKIIAMKGPFTKEMNKLIIKEFDIKTLVTKESSIAGGFPQKVESALESKINLIVINRPVVEYPNEINDINELLELVCSRNS